A genomic stretch from Vulpes lagopus strain Blue_001 chromosome 11, ASM1834538v1, whole genome shotgun sequence includes:
- the CDHR5 gene encoding cadherin-related family member 5 isoform X4 has translation MGAWALLLPLLVATARAQVCAVSNNIFEVQENTIQSGPLAHVDVPTGQQVTLGSSSTPFAFRIQGTELFLNVTPDYEENTLLEAHLECKSGNTVVTQLRVIVFVLDVNDNPPKFPFELRVEDVPEDSKVNTTVIPETELEAQDPDKGDVLFYTLQEVTPGAGSFFSLLGTNLPALRLDRPLDFYKWQSMSLLLLVRDTQEENAQPSHTATATLVLDVRPADLRPPWFLPCAYSDLYVCINAEYQGAVPTGHRLPAPLILHPGPIYAVDGDRGVNQRVLYSIVTGQDDGTFAIGADSGNLTMTRSVPSPKTFTLLVKGEQSDGARYSVTWVTIEARSATGSVPQFLQSRYYGTVARNSAVGVEVRNAASPSLPLRVWAQDPDFPDLNSAITYRITNNTNFRMDGEIVRTAAQLTQEGVSYAEVEAMNTVTAGTARSVLEIQVLEPQGPPPTASPSGGSTPTPEPGTSQPLAPDPSRTPQPSGPTESQAEDRRFSAVDMAALGGVLGALLLLALIALVILGHKQFGRRLKCCSGKALDHQALTFDNQAFSDPHEANWAPAPRASPGPTRAGPPESPKPPEPAPQEASGSAAAGPAPGAPEAARDGGSPAAVRSILTKERRPDEGGYKAVWFGEDIGAEADVVVLNAPAPDAARAPDSGSEHSGDGDDEDGEPGGSSTYV, from the exons ATGGGGGCTTGGGccctgctgctgccgctgctggtGGCCACGGCGCGGGCCCAGG TCTGCGCCGTGAGCAACAACATCTTCGAGGTCCAGGAAAACACGATTCAGAGCGGGCCCCTGGCTCACGTCGATGTCCCCACGGGCCAGCAGGTGACCCTCGGGTCGTCGTCCACCCCCTTCGCCTTTCGGATCCAGGGGACTGAGCTGTTTCTCAACGTGACTCCTGACTATGAG gagAACACCCTGCTGGAGGCGCACCTGGAGTGCAAGAGTGGCAACACCGTG GTGACCCAGCTGAGGGTGATTGTGTTTGTGCTGGACGTCAATGACAACCCACCCAAGTTCCCCTTTGAACTCAGGGTGGAGGACGTGCCTGAG GACAGTAAAGTGAACACCACTGTCATCCCTGAGACGGAACTGGAGGCTCAAGATCCCGACAAGGGTGACGTCTTGTTCTACACCCTCCAGGAGGTGACCCCG GGCGCCGGTAGCTTCTTCTCCTTGCTGGGCACCAACCTGCCCGCCCTGCGGCTGGACCGGCCCCTGGACTTCTACAAGTGGCAGAGCATGAGCCTCCTGCTGCTGGTGCGG GACACACAGGAGGAGAACGCCCAGCCCAGCCACACGGCCACAGCCACCCTGGTCCTGGACGTGCGGCCCGCCGACCTCCGGCCCCCCTGGTTCCTGCCCTGCGCCTATTCAGACCTTTACGTCTGCATCAACGCCGAGTACCAGGGGGCCGTCCCCACAGGCCACAGACTg CCAGCCCCCCTCATCCTGCATCCCGGGCCCATCTACGCCGTGGATGGGGATCGGGGCGTCAACCAGCGTGTCCTCTATAGCATCGTGACAG GACAAGACGATGGCACATTTGCCATCGGCGCCGACTCAGGCAACCTCACCATGACCAGGAGCGTCCCCAGCCCAAAGACCTTCACGCTGCTGGTCAAG ggtgaGCAGTCAGACGGCGCCCGCTACTCCGTGACCTGGGTCACAATTGAGGCCCGAAGTGCCACCGGCAGCGTGCCCCAGTTCCTGCAGAGCCGCTACTATGGCACCGTGGCGCGCAACTCTGCAGTGGGCGTGGAGGTCCGAAACGCAgccagcccctccctgcctctgaggGTCTGGGCTCAGGACCCCGACTTTCCG GACCTCAACTCCGCCATCACGTATCGCATCACCAATAACACCAACTTCCGGATGGATGGCGAGATCGTGCGGACCGCCGCCCAGCTGACCCAAGAGGGGGTCTCCTACGCAGAG GTTGAGGCCATGAACACCGTGACCGCAGGCACCGCCCGCTCGGTGCTGGAGATACAGGTGCTGGAGCcgcagggacccccccccacaG CCTCACCCAGCGGGGGCTCAACACCAACACCGGAGCCAGGAACCTCTCAGCCGCTGGCCCCTGACCCCAGCAGGACCCCCCAGCCCTCAG GACCGACTGAGAGCCAAGCTGAGGACCGGCGCTTCTCCGCGGTGGACATGGCCGCCCTGGGCGGGGTGCTGGGCGCGCTGCTGCTCCTGGCTCTGATCGCCCTCGTTATCCTGGGCCACAAGCAGTTCGGCCGGCGGCTCAAGTGCTGCTCTGGAAAAGCCCTG GACCACCAGGCGCTCACCTTCGACAACCAGGCCTTCTCGGACCCCCACGAGGCCAACTGGGCGCCGGCTCCGCGCGCCTCCCCCGGCCCCACGCGGGCGGGGCCCCCCGAGTCCCCCAAGCCCCCCGAGCCCGCGCCCCAAGAGGCCTCTGGCTCCGCAGCCGCGGGCCCTGCCCCCGGCGCCCCCGAGGCGGCCCGGGATGGAGGCAGCCCCGCCGCCGTGAGGTCCATCCTGACCAAGGAGCGGCGGCCCGACGAGGGCGGCTACAAGGCAGTGTGGTTCGGGGAGGACATCGGGGCCGAGGCCGACGTGGTGGTCCTCAACGCGCCCGCCCCCGACGCGGCCCGCGCCCCCGACTCGGGCAGCGAGCACAGCGGCGACGGGGACGACGAGGACGGGGAGCCCGGCGGGAGCTCCACCTACGTCTAg
- the CDHR5 gene encoding cadherin-related family member 5 isoform X1, with translation MGAWALLLPLLVATARAQVCAVSNNIFEVQENTIQSGPLAHVDVPTGQQVTLGSSSTPFAFRIQGTELFLNVTPDYEENTLLEAHLECKSGNTVVTQLRVIVFVLDVNDNPPKFPFELRVEDVPEDSKVNTTVIPETELEAQDPDKGDVLFYTLQEVTPGAGSFFSLLGTNLPALRLDRPLDFYKWQSMSLLLLVRDTQEENAQPSHTATATLVLDVRPADLRPPWFLPCAYSDLYVCINAEYQGAVPTGHRLPAPLILHPGPIYAVDGDRGVNQRVLYSIVTGQDDGTFAIGADSGNLTMTRSVPSPKTFTLLVKGEQSDGARYSVTWVTIEARSATGSVPQFLQSRYYGTVARNSAVGVEVRNAASPSLPLRVWAQDPDFPDLNSAITYRITNNTNFRMDGEIVRTAAQLTQEGVSYAEVEAMNTVTAGTARSVLEIQVLEPQGPPPTGSSGPPETPTPPGAGGTTSLSSSTTSEAPRPPGPSQGPSTTSPGGGAGPHPPTTTTLRPPASSTPGGPPSVGTSTSLPSASPSGGSTPTPEPGTSQPLAPDPSRTPQPSAGPTESQAEDRRFSAVDMAALGGVLGALLLLALIALVILGHKQFGRRLKCCSGKALDHQALTFDNQAFSDPHEANWAPAPRASPGPTRAGPPESPKPPEPAPQEASGSAAAGPAPGAPEAARDGGSPAAVRSILTKERRPDEGGYKAVWFGEDIGAEADVVVLNAPAPDAARAPDSGSEHSGDGDDEDGEPGGSSTYV, from the exons ATGGGGGCTTGGGccctgctgctgccgctgctggtGGCCACGGCGCGGGCCCAGG TCTGCGCCGTGAGCAACAACATCTTCGAGGTCCAGGAAAACACGATTCAGAGCGGGCCCCTGGCTCACGTCGATGTCCCCACGGGCCAGCAGGTGACCCTCGGGTCGTCGTCCACCCCCTTCGCCTTTCGGATCCAGGGGACTGAGCTGTTTCTCAACGTGACTCCTGACTATGAG gagAACACCCTGCTGGAGGCGCACCTGGAGTGCAAGAGTGGCAACACCGTG GTGACCCAGCTGAGGGTGATTGTGTTTGTGCTGGACGTCAATGACAACCCACCCAAGTTCCCCTTTGAACTCAGGGTGGAGGACGTGCCTGAG GACAGTAAAGTGAACACCACTGTCATCCCTGAGACGGAACTGGAGGCTCAAGATCCCGACAAGGGTGACGTCTTGTTCTACACCCTCCAGGAGGTGACCCCG GGCGCCGGTAGCTTCTTCTCCTTGCTGGGCACCAACCTGCCCGCCCTGCGGCTGGACCGGCCCCTGGACTTCTACAAGTGGCAGAGCATGAGCCTCCTGCTGCTGGTGCGG GACACACAGGAGGAGAACGCCCAGCCCAGCCACACGGCCACAGCCACCCTGGTCCTGGACGTGCGGCCCGCCGACCTCCGGCCCCCCTGGTTCCTGCCCTGCGCCTATTCAGACCTTTACGTCTGCATCAACGCCGAGTACCAGGGGGCCGTCCCCACAGGCCACAGACTg CCAGCCCCCCTCATCCTGCATCCCGGGCCCATCTACGCCGTGGATGGGGATCGGGGCGTCAACCAGCGTGTCCTCTATAGCATCGTGACAG GACAAGACGATGGCACATTTGCCATCGGCGCCGACTCAGGCAACCTCACCATGACCAGGAGCGTCCCCAGCCCAAAGACCTTCACGCTGCTGGTCAAG ggtgaGCAGTCAGACGGCGCCCGCTACTCCGTGACCTGGGTCACAATTGAGGCCCGAAGTGCCACCGGCAGCGTGCCCCAGTTCCTGCAGAGCCGCTACTATGGCACCGTGGCGCGCAACTCTGCAGTGGGCGTGGAGGTCCGAAACGCAgccagcccctccctgcctctgaggGTCTGGGCTCAGGACCCCGACTTTCCG GACCTCAACTCCGCCATCACGTATCGCATCACCAATAACACCAACTTCCGGATGGATGGCGAGATCGTGCGGACCGCCGCCCAGCTGACCCAAGAGGGGGTCTCCTACGCAGAG GTTGAGGCCATGAACACCGTGACCGCAGGCACCGCCCGCTCGGTGCTGGAGATACAGGTGCTGGAGCcgcagggacccccccccacaG GTTCCTCAGGGCCCCCAGaaacccccacacccccaggggctggaggaacCACCAGCCTCTCGAGCAGCACTACCTCGgaagcccccaggcccccagggcccTCCCAGGGACCCTCTACGACCAGCCCTGGGGGGGGCGCTGGCCCACATCCCCCCACAACCACAACTCTGAGGCCACCAGCCTCATCTACGCCCGGGGGGCCCCCCAGTGTGGGAACCAGCACCTCCCTCCCATCAGCCTCACCCAGCGGGGGCTCAACACCAACACCGGAGCCAGGAACCTCTCAGCCGCTGGCCCCTGACCCCAGCAGGACCCCCCAGCCCTCAG CAGGACCGACTGAGAGCCAAGCTGAGGACCGGCGCTTCTCCGCGGTGGACATGGCCGCCCTGGGCGGGGTGCTGGGCGCGCTGCTGCTCCTGGCTCTGATCGCCCTCGTTATCCTGGGCCACAAGCAGTTCGGCCGGCGGCTCAAGTGCTGCTCTGGAAAAGCCCTG GACCACCAGGCGCTCACCTTCGACAACCAGGCCTTCTCGGACCCCCACGAGGCCAACTGGGCGCCGGCTCCGCGCGCCTCCCCCGGCCCCACGCGGGCGGGGCCCCCCGAGTCCCCCAAGCCCCCCGAGCCCGCGCCCCAAGAGGCCTCTGGCTCCGCAGCCGCGGGCCCTGCCCCCGGCGCCCCCGAGGCGGCCCGGGATGGAGGCAGCCCCGCCGCCGTGAGGTCCATCCTGACCAAGGAGCGGCGGCCCGACGAGGGCGGCTACAAGGCAGTGTGGTTCGGGGAGGACATCGGGGCCGAGGCCGACGTGGTGGTCCTCAACGCGCCCGCCCCCGACGCGGCCCGCGCCCCCGACTCGGGCAGCGAGCACAGCGGCGACGGGGACGACGAGGACGGGGAGCCCGGCGGGAGCTCCACCTACGTCTAg
- the CDHR5 gene encoding cadherin-related family member 5 isoform X7, producing the protein MGAWALLLPLLVATARAQVCAVSNNIFEVQENTIQSGPLAHVDVPTGQQVTLGSSSTPFAFRIQGTELFLNVTPDYEENTLLEAHLECKSGNTVVTQLRVIVFVLDVNDNPPKFPFELRVEDVPEDSKVNTTVIPETELEAQDPDKGDVLFYTLQEVTPGAGSFFSLLGTNLPALRLDRPLDFYKWQSMSLLLLVRDTQEENAQPSHTATATLVLDVRPADLRPPWFLPCAYSDLYVCINAEYQGAVPTGHRLPAPLILHPGPIYAVDGDRGVNQRVLYSIVTGQDDGTFAIGADSGNLTMTRSVPSPKTFTLLVKGEQSDGARYSVTWVTIEARSATGSVPQFLQSRYYGTVARNSAVGVEVRNAASPSLPLRVWAQDPDFPDLNSAITYRITNNTNFRMDGEIVRTAAQLTQEGVSYAEVEAMNTVTAGTARSVLEIQVLEPQGPPPTGPTESQAEDRRFSAVDMAALGGVLGALLLLALIALVILGHKQFGRRLKCCSGKALDHQALTFDNQAFSDPHEANWAPAPRASPGPTRAGPPESPKPPEPAPQEASGSAAAGPAPGAPEAARDGGSPAAVRSILTKERRPDEGGYKAVWFGEDIGAEADVVVLNAPAPDAARAPDSGSEHSGDGDDEDGEPGGSSTYV; encoded by the exons ATGGGGGCTTGGGccctgctgctgccgctgctggtGGCCACGGCGCGGGCCCAGG TCTGCGCCGTGAGCAACAACATCTTCGAGGTCCAGGAAAACACGATTCAGAGCGGGCCCCTGGCTCACGTCGATGTCCCCACGGGCCAGCAGGTGACCCTCGGGTCGTCGTCCACCCCCTTCGCCTTTCGGATCCAGGGGACTGAGCTGTTTCTCAACGTGACTCCTGACTATGAG gagAACACCCTGCTGGAGGCGCACCTGGAGTGCAAGAGTGGCAACACCGTG GTGACCCAGCTGAGGGTGATTGTGTTTGTGCTGGACGTCAATGACAACCCACCCAAGTTCCCCTTTGAACTCAGGGTGGAGGACGTGCCTGAG GACAGTAAAGTGAACACCACTGTCATCCCTGAGACGGAACTGGAGGCTCAAGATCCCGACAAGGGTGACGTCTTGTTCTACACCCTCCAGGAGGTGACCCCG GGCGCCGGTAGCTTCTTCTCCTTGCTGGGCACCAACCTGCCCGCCCTGCGGCTGGACCGGCCCCTGGACTTCTACAAGTGGCAGAGCATGAGCCTCCTGCTGCTGGTGCGG GACACACAGGAGGAGAACGCCCAGCCCAGCCACACGGCCACAGCCACCCTGGTCCTGGACGTGCGGCCCGCCGACCTCCGGCCCCCCTGGTTCCTGCCCTGCGCCTATTCAGACCTTTACGTCTGCATCAACGCCGAGTACCAGGGGGCCGTCCCCACAGGCCACAGACTg CCAGCCCCCCTCATCCTGCATCCCGGGCCCATCTACGCCGTGGATGGGGATCGGGGCGTCAACCAGCGTGTCCTCTATAGCATCGTGACAG GACAAGACGATGGCACATTTGCCATCGGCGCCGACTCAGGCAACCTCACCATGACCAGGAGCGTCCCCAGCCCAAAGACCTTCACGCTGCTGGTCAAG ggtgaGCAGTCAGACGGCGCCCGCTACTCCGTGACCTGGGTCACAATTGAGGCCCGAAGTGCCACCGGCAGCGTGCCCCAGTTCCTGCAGAGCCGCTACTATGGCACCGTGGCGCGCAACTCTGCAGTGGGCGTGGAGGTCCGAAACGCAgccagcccctccctgcctctgaggGTCTGGGCTCAGGACCCCGACTTTCCG GACCTCAACTCCGCCATCACGTATCGCATCACCAATAACACCAACTTCCGGATGGATGGCGAGATCGTGCGGACCGCCGCCCAGCTGACCCAAGAGGGGGTCTCCTACGCAGAG GTTGAGGCCATGAACACCGTGACCGCAGGCACCGCCCGCTCGGTGCTGGAGATACAGGTGCTGGAGCcgcagggacccccccccacaG GACCGACTGAGAGCCAAGCTGAGGACCGGCGCTTCTCCGCGGTGGACATGGCCGCCCTGGGCGGGGTGCTGGGCGCGCTGCTGCTCCTGGCTCTGATCGCCCTCGTTATCCTGGGCCACAAGCAGTTCGGCCGGCGGCTCAAGTGCTGCTCTGGAAAAGCCCTG GACCACCAGGCGCTCACCTTCGACAACCAGGCCTTCTCGGACCCCCACGAGGCCAACTGGGCGCCGGCTCCGCGCGCCTCCCCCGGCCCCACGCGGGCGGGGCCCCCCGAGTCCCCCAAGCCCCCCGAGCCCGCGCCCCAAGAGGCCTCTGGCTCCGCAGCCGCGGGCCCTGCCCCCGGCGCCCCCGAGGCGGCCCGGGATGGAGGCAGCCCCGCCGCCGTGAGGTCCATCCTGACCAAGGAGCGGCGGCCCGACGAGGGCGGCTACAAGGCAGTGTGGTTCGGGGAGGACATCGGGGCCGAGGCCGACGTGGTGGTCCTCAACGCGCCCGCCCCCGACGCGGCCCGCGCCCCCGACTCGGGCAGCGAGCACAGCGGCGACGGGGACGACGAGGACGGGGAGCCCGGCGGGAGCTCCACCTACGTCTAg
- the CDHR5 gene encoding cadherin-related family member 5 isoform X3 has protein sequence MGAWALLLPLLVATARAQVCAVSNNIFEVQENTIQSGPLAHVDVPTGQQVTLGSSSTPFAFRIQGTELFLNVTPDYEENTLLEAHLECKSGNTVVTQLRVIVFVLDVNDNPPKFPFELRVEDVPEDSKVNTTVIPETELEAQDPDKGDVLFYTLQEVTPGAGSFFSLLGTNLPALRLDRPLDFYKWQSMSLLLLVRDTQEENAQPSHTATATLVLDVRPADLRPPWFLPCAYSDLYVCINAEYQGAVPTGHRLPAPLILHPGPIYAVDGDRGVNQRVLYSIVTGQDDGTFAIGADSGNLTMTRSVPSPKTFTLLVKGEQSDGARYSVTWVTIEARSATGSVPQFLQSRYYGTVARNSAVGVEVRNAASPSLPLRVWAQDPDFPDLNSAITYRITNNTNFRMDGEIVRTAAQLTQEGVSYAEVEAMNTVTAGTARSVLEIQVLEPQGPPPTASPSGGSTPTPEPGTSQPLAPDPSRTPQPSAGPTESQAEDRRFSAVDMAALGGVLGALLLLALIALVILGHKQFGRRLKCCSGKALDHQALTFDNQAFSDPHEANWAPAPRASPGPTRAGPPESPKPPEPAPQEASGSAAAGPAPGAPEAARDGGSPAAVRSILTKERRPDEGGYKAVWFGEDIGAEADVVVLNAPAPDAARAPDSGSEHSGDGDDEDGEPGGSSTYV, from the exons ATGGGGGCTTGGGccctgctgctgccgctgctggtGGCCACGGCGCGGGCCCAGG TCTGCGCCGTGAGCAACAACATCTTCGAGGTCCAGGAAAACACGATTCAGAGCGGGCCCCTGGCTCACGTCGATGTCCCCACGGGCCAGCAGGTGACCCTCGGGTCGTCGTCCACCCCCTTCGCCTTTCGGATCCAGGGGACTGAGCTGTTTCTCAACGTGACTCCTGACTATGAG gagAACACCCTGCTGGAGGCGCACCTGGAGTGCAAGAGTGGCAACACCGTG GTGACCCAGCTGAGGGTGATTGTGTTTGTGCTGGACGTCAATGACAACCCACCCAAGTTCCCCTTTGAACTCAGGGTGGAGGACGTGCCTGAG GACAGTAAAGTGAACACCACTGTCATCCCTGAGACGGAACTGGAGGCTCAAGATCCCGACAAGGGTGACGTCTTGTTCTACACCCTCCAGGAGGTGACCCCG GGCGCCGGTAGCTTCTTCTCCTTGCTGGGCACCAACCTGCCCGCCCTGCGGCTGGACCGGCCCCTGGACTTCTACAAGTGGCAGAGCATGAGCCTCCTGCTGCTGGTGCGG GACACACAGGAGGAGAACGCCCAGCCCAGCCACACGGCCACAGCCACCCTGGTCCTGGACGTGCGGCCCGCCGACCTCCGGCCCCCCTGGTTCCTGCCCTGCGCCTATTCAGACCTTTACGTCTGCATCAACGCCGAGTACCAGGGGGCCGTCCCCACAGGCCACAGACTg CCAGCCCCCCTCATCCTGCATCCCGGGCCCATCTACGCCGTGGATGGGGATCGGGGCGTCAACCAGCGTGTCCTCTATAGCATCGTGACAG GACAAGACGATGGCACATTTGCCATCGGCGCCGACTCAGGCAACCTCACCATGACCAGGAGCGTCCCCAGCCCAAAGACCTTCACGCTGCTGGTCAAG ggtgaGCAGTCAGACGGCGCCCGCTACTCCGTGACCTGGGTCACAATTGAGGCCCGAAGTGCCACCGGCAGCGTGCCCCAGTTCCTGCAGAGCCGCTACTATGGCACCGTGGCGCGCAACTCTGCAGTGGGCGTGGAGGTCCGAAACGCAgccagcccctccctgcctctgaggGTCTGGGCTCAGGACCCCGACTTTCCG GACCTCAACTCCGCCATCACGTATCGCATCACCAATAACACCAACTTCCGGATGGATGGCGAGATCGTGCGGACCGCCGCCCAGCTGACCCAAGAGGGGGTCTCCTACGCAGAG GTTGAGGCCATGAACACCGTGACCGCAGGCACCGCCCGCTCGGTGCTGGAGATACAGGTGCTGGAGCcgcagggacccccccccacaG CCTCACCCAGCGGGGGCTCAACACCAACACCGGAGCCAGGAACCTCTCAGCCGCTGGCCCCTGACCCCAGCAGGACCCCCCAGCCCTCAG CAGGACCGACTGAGAGCCAAGCTGAGGACCGGCGCTTCTCCGCGGTGGACATGGCCGCCCTGGGCGGGGTGCTGGGCGCGCTGCTGCTCCTGGCTCTGATCGCCCTCGTTATCCTGGGCCACAAGCAGTTCGGCCGGCGGCTCAAGTGCTGCTCTGGAAAAGCCCTG GACCACCAGGCGCTCACCTTCGACAACCAGGCCTTCTCGGACCCCCACGAGGCCAACTGGGCGCCGGCTCCGCGCGCCTCCCCCGGCCCCACGCGGGCGGGGCCCCCCGAGTCCCCCAAGCCCCCCGAGCCCGCGCCCCAAGAGGCCTCTGGCTCCGCAGCCGCGGGCCCTGCCCCCGGCGCCCCCGAGGCGGCCCGGGATGGAGGCAGCCCCGCCGCCGTGAGGTCCATCCTGACCAAGGAGCGGCGGCCCGACGAGGGCGGCTACAAGGCAGTGTGGTTCGGGGAGGACATCGGGGCCGAGGCCGACGTGGTGGTCCTCAACGCGCCCGCCCCCGACGCGGCCCGCGCCCCCGACTCGGGCAGCGAGCACAGCGGCGACGGGGACGACGAGGACGGGGAGCCCGGCGGGAGCTCCACCTACGTCTAg
- the CDHR5 gene encoding cadherin-related family member 5 isoform X6, whose protein sequence is MGAWALLLPLLVATARAQVCAVSNNIFEVQENTIQSGPLAHVDVPTGQQVTLGSSSTPFAFRIQGTELFLNVTPDYEENTLLEAHLECKSGNTVVTQLRVIVFVLDVNDNPPKFPFELRVEDVPEDSKVNTTVIPETELEAQDPDKGDVLFYTLQEVTPGAGSFFSLLGTNLPALRLDRPLDFYKWQSMSLLLLVRDTQEENAQPSHTATATLVLDVRPADLRPPWFLPCAYSDLYVCINAEYQGAVPTGHRLPAPLILHPGPIYAVDGDRGVNQRVLYSIVTGQDDGTFAIGADSGNLTMTRSVPSPKTFTLLVKGEQSDGARYSVTWVTIEARSATGSVPQFLQSRYYGTVARNSAVGVEVRNAASPSLPLRVWAQDPDFPDLNSAITYRITNNTNFRMDGEIVRTAAQLTQEGVSYAEVEAMNTVTAGTARSVLEIQVLEPQGPPPTAGPTESQAEDRRFSAVDMAALGGVLGALLLLALIALVILGHKQFGRRLKCCSGKALDHQALTFDNQAFSDPHEANWAPAPRASPGPTRAGPPESPKPPEPAPQEASGSAAAGPAPGAPEAARDGGSPAAVRSILTKERRPDEGGYKAVWFGEDIGAEADVVVLNAPAPDAARAPDSGSEHSGDGDDEDGEPGGSSTYV, encoded by the exons ATGGGGGCTTGGGccctgctgctgccgctgctggtGGCCACGGCGCGGGCCCAGG TCTGCGCCGTGAGCAACAACATCTTCGAGGTCCAGGAAAACACGATTCAGAGCGGGCCCCTGGCTCACGTCGATGTCCCCACGGGCCAGCAGGTGACCCTCGGGTCGTCGTCCACCCCCTTCGCCTTTCGGATCCAGGGGACTGAGCTGTTTCTCAACGTGACTCCTGACTATGAG gagAACACCCTGCTGGAGGCGCACCTGGAGTGCAAGAGTGGCAACACCGTG GTGACCCAGCTGAGGGTGATTGTGTTTGTGCTGGACGTCAATGACAACCCACCCAAGTTCCCCTTTGAACTCAGGGTGGAGGACGTGCCTGAG GACAGTAAAGTGAACACCACTGTCATCCCTGAGACGGAACTGGAGGCTCAAGATCCCGACAAGGGTGACGTCTTGTTCTACACCCTCCAGGAGGTGACCCCG GGCGCCGGTAGCTTCTTCTCCTTGCTGGGCACCAACCTGCCCGCCCTGCGGCTGGACCGGCCCCTGGACTTCTACAAGTGGCAGAGCATGAGCCTCCTGCTGCTGGTGCGG GACACACAGGAGGAGAACGCCCAGCCCAGCCACACGGCCACAGCCACCCTGGTCCTGGACGTGCGGCCCGCCGACCTCCGGCCCCCCTGGTTCCTGCCCTGCGCCTATTCAGACCTTTACGTCTGCATCAACGCCGAGTACCAGGGGGCCGTCCCCACAGGCCACAGACTg CCAGCCCCCCTCATCCTGCATCCCGGGCCCATCTACGCCGTGGATGGGGATCGGGGCGTCAACCAGCGTGTCCTCTATAGCATCGTGACAG GACAAGACGATGGCACATTTGCCATCGGCGCCGACTCAGGCAACCTCACCATGACCAGGAGCGTCCCCAGCCCAAAGACCTTCACGCTGCTGGTCAAG ggtgaGCAGTCAGACGGCGCCCGCTACTCCGTGACCTGGGTCACAATTGAGGCCCGAAGTGCCACCGGCAGCGTGCCCCAGTTCCTGCAGAGCCGCTACTATGGCACCGTGGCGCGCAACTCTGCAGTGGGCGTGGAGGTCCGAAACGCAgccagcccctccctgcctctgaggGTCTGGGCTCAGGACCCCGACTTTCCG GACCTCAACTCCGCCATCACGTATCGCATCACCAATAACACCAACTTCCGGATGGATGGCGAGATCGTGCGGACCGCCGCCCAGCTGACCCAAGAGGGGGTCTCCTACGCAGAG GTTGAGGCCATGAACACCGTGACCGCAGGCACCGCCCGCTCGGTGCTGGAGATACAGGTGCTGGAGCcgcagggacccccccccacaG CAGGACCGACTGAGAGCCAAGCTGAGGACCGGCGCTTCTCCGCGGTGGACATGGCCGCCCTGGGCGGGGTGCTGGGCGCGCTGCTGCTCCTGGCTCTGATCGCCCTCGTTATCCTGGGCCACAAGCAGTTCGGCCGGCGGCTCAAGTGCTGCTCTGGAAAAGCCCTG GACCACCAGGCGCTCACCTTCGACAACCAGGCCTTCTCGGACCCCCACGAGGCCAACTGGGCGCCGGCTCCGCGCGCCTCCCCCGGCCCCACGCGGGCGGGGCCCCCCGAGTCCCCCAAGCCCCCCGAGCCCGCGCCCCAAGAGGCCTCTGGCTCCGCAGCCGCGGGCCCTGCCCCCGGCGCCCCCGAGGCGGCCCGGGATGGAGGCAGCCCCGCCGCCGTGAGGTCCATCCTGACCAAGGAGCGGCGGCCCGACGAGGGCGGCTACAAGGCAGTGTGGTTCGGGGAGGACATCGGGGCCGAGGCCGACGTGGTGGTCCTCAACGCGCCCGCCCCCGACGCGGCCCGCGCCCCCGACTCGGGCAGCGAGCACAGCGGCGACGGGGACGACGAGGACGGGGAGCCCGGCGGGAGCTCCACCTACGTCTAg